TACGAGCACCTCAACGACATGCTGATCGCCGGCGCGCGGACTGCGCTTGAGGATGCCGGGCACCAGGTCGATGTCCTGACCGTCCCTGGCGCGCTTGAGGTTCCCGGCGCGATTGCCTCGGCCGCCGAGAGCGGTCGCTACGAGGGATTCGTCGGGATCGGCGTGGTCATCCGGGGCGAGACTTATCACTTCGAGATCGTCGCCGGGGAAAGCGCCCGCGGTATCATGGCGCTGACCATGGACGGCCTCGCCGTAGGCAACGGCATCCTCACGGTGGAGAACGAAGCGCAGGCGATTGTCCGCGCCGATCCCGCCCAGCTCAACAAGGGAGCTGGCGCTGCCGAAGCGGCCCTGGCCCTGCTCGCAATCCGGGAGAAGTTCGCATGACAAGCCATTGGTCGATTGACGGAATCTCGCTGGTTCTGGGCGGCAATGTGTTTGGCTGGACCTCGGATGAGAACTCCAGCTTCGCGGTGCTCGACCGGTTCTACGAGGCAGGCGGGCGCATGGTCGATACCGCCCAGGGCTATTCGGTGTGGGCACCGGGCCATGTCGGGGGCGAAAGTGAGACGGTCATCGGCAACTGGCTCAAGAGTCGGGGCGTTCGTGCTGAGATGCGCATTGCCACCAAGACCGGCATGTTCGGGAAGCCGGGCGATCTGGAACCGGCGAAAGTGGCCGAGGAGCTGAACAAGTCGCTCGAGCGGCTGCAAACCGACTACGTCGACCTCTACTACGCCCACCGTGACGAGACCGCGACATCGCAGGAAGAAGTCGCCACTGGCTTTGACGCGCTGGTCAAGCAAGGCCTCGTCCGCGAACTCGGCGCCTCGAACTTCAACGCCGAACGCCTCCGCGAGATAACCGACCTCACACATTCCAATGGGATGACCGGCTTCACCGTCCTACAAAACGAATACAACCTCGTAATGCGCGAAGAATATCCCCAGGAACTGCAGCGCCTCTGCCTCGATCGCGGAATCGCCATGCTCCCCTGGTTCGGCCTCGCCGCCGGGTTTCTGACCGGCAAGTACCGCACCCGCGAGGACCTCGAGCGTCACAATCGCGGATCGAGCATCGAGCGCTTTTTCGACAAGGGCCTGACGGTCCTGCCGACGCTCGACGCCGTCGTCGCCGAGACCGGGGCCAGCCACGGCGCCGTCGCCCTCGCCTGGTTGCTCAAGCAACCCGGCATCGCCGCGCCCATCGCCAGCGCTCGTGAGCCGGGGCAGCTCGACGTACAGTTCGAAGCGCTCAAGCTCGAGCTGACTCAGGACCAACTCGACCGATTGACTGCCGCGACTGGGTGAATCGTCGCCGACTGCGAACAAATTGGCGCGAACAGGCGTCATCGAACCGTGGAAATGATGCTCCTGCGCCCCTCGCCGAGTTGATGTGACAGCTGTGTGTCACTAAGCGCTCGGCAACAGGAGACCAGAACCCATTCGCCAAATTGCAGCCTTG
Above is a genomic segment from Altererythrobacter sp. Root672 containing:
- a CDS encoding aldo/keto reductase yields the protein MTSHWSIDGISLVLGGNVFGWTSDENSSFAVLDRFYEAGGRMVDTAQGYSVWAPGHVGGESETVIGNWLKSRGVRAEMRIATKTGMFGKPGDLEPAKVAEELNKSLERLQTDYVDLYYAHRDETATSQEEVATGFDALVKQGLVRELGASNFNAERLREITDLTHSNGMTGFTVLQNEYNLVMREEYPQELQRLCLDRGIAMLPWFGLAAGFLTGKYRTREDLERHNRGSSIERFFDKGLTVLPTLDAVVAETGASHGAVALAWLLKQPGIAAPIASAREPGQLDVQFEALKLELTQDQLDRLTAATG
- the ribH gene encoding 6,7-dimethyl-8-ribityllumazine synthase, producing MARFLIVEARFYEHLNDMLIAGARTALEDAGHQVDVLTVPGALEVPGAIASAAESGRYEGFVGIGVVIRGETYHFEIVAGESARGIMALTMDGLAVGNGILTVENEAQAIVRADPAQLNKGAGAAEAALALLAIREKFA